DNA sequence from the Methanothermobacter sp. genome:
TCCAGTGGATTCACCGGGTTGGTTGATAGGGTGAATTCATGTACTAGGTCCCTGTAACCCGGTGCTGTTACCTTTATCCTGAATTTTGTGGTGTTTGTGACGTTCTGGTAATTGAAAATGATCTTTGTCCTGTTGGCTGCCGGGTCAAAGGTCCTTGTGAAGTTGATCTTTGATCCGTTTGCATCGGTGATACAGTTTATGTCGGGGTTGATGCGGGGGTTGTCGTCTGCAAATTCGTACTTTACATCCACCCCCACCTCACATGCTGTGTCTACTGCGCTCACTGAACCCGTCAGTGCGACAGCAACGAGAAGAGCAATGAAAACCATGAAATACTGTCTTCTCATAACATTTTTCACCTCCTTTAATTTCTGTAATGTTTAATAATGTACAGAATAAGTAGAAGTAATAACATATATAATTATTTTGTTAATACTTTAGGGGCAGATAAAAGGCAAAATGTAATACTTAATTTCAGTTAAAAAAAGAGGGGATTCATGGGAAGGTCCCATGAACTGATTGCTGGAGGGAAAATTTATTATCAAACACCATAATGGTGTTATAGTTAAAATTGCAAACCAGCCATATTTAATATTTTCTATTTTAATATTCATAATAATTATCTGGCCTGGACTGCCAGAATAGTAATAAAAGATAAGGTAATGCTTAAAAAAGTTCATGTGTCCCTGATTTGATCATAACAGAAACATCACGGGCACTTAAAAACAAGCACTGAGGTATTGTTAACCTTACCTGAAGGCAGCACAATACCCGCCCTTCTGAATCCCACCACATCCTCATCAGTCACGGGGGCATAGAGAATCGCCCTCATTCCTGTGTAAGTCCTGTATATAACCCTGGTATCAGGGTTCACATACCTGTGTATATTCCTGAAGACCCTCCTCTTGGGTTCTGCAAGGGCAGCCACCATAACAACGTCAAAGTCAAGACCCGCCAGTGCGGTCTCATCACCAGTGATCACATCCACATCTCCAGGTTCAAGTCTCTCTATCACACCACGGGATATATCAGCTATCTCAGGTTCAATCTCAACAACATGGACCCTCATACCATAGATATGTGCAAGGAGTATCCCTGTAAGTGGTAGTGGCCCTCCCCCAATGAATACAGCCATCTCCCCACTCCTGAATTTTCCAA
Encoded proteins:
- a CDS encoding nicotianamine synthase family protein codes for the protein MSCYIYWNKIKRIASRLEGMDHHFDRMDTSRVIPLLDEIEEIAHDSSIDFESARHILDDAEMNHALRVIRTFYVNLGMRLELEKAAEVKDSDSPWETLESFYFYPRYLQLLKNEAALGKFRSGEMAVFIGGGPLPLTGILLAHIYGMRVHVVEIEPEIADISRGVIERLEPGDVDVITGDETALAGLDFDVVMVAALAEPKRRVFRNIHRYVNPDTRVIYRTYTGMRAILYAPVTDEDVVGFRRAGIVLPSGKVNNTSVLVFKCP